A genome region from Pangasianodon hypophthalmus isolate fPanHyp1 chromosome 11, fPanHyp1.pri, whole genome shotgun sequence includes the following:
- the mrpl21 gene encoding 39S ribosomal protein L21, mitochondrial: MAATVKSGQGMLRVCWRLSSHLQPVLTQQTRRTVPHITRCQREKSTAVPKSYVPETSLSRPPWPELPPYDKETEEQKHRAVVEKVNGLLEKRDYGRLFAVVHFASRQWKVTSEDLIQIENHIEAECGDRILLEKVLLVGGDNFTLIGKPLLRRDLVRVEATVIEKTESWPMVHMVFWKRHRFQKKRTIVQPQTVLRINAIEVSPTLV; the protein is encoded by the exons atggcGGCCACTGTGAAGAGCGGTCAGGGAATGCTGCGAGTGTGCTGGAGACTCAGCTCTCATTTACAGCCTGTTCTTACACAACAAACAC GACGTACAGTTCCTCACATCACACGCTGTCAGAGGGAGAAGAGCACTGCTGTTCCCAAGAG tTACGTTCCCGAGACGTCGCTGTCCAGACCCCCGTGGCCTGAATTACCTCCATATgacaaagagacagaagaacagaagcATCGAG CGGTTGTAGAGAAGGTGAACGGTCTGCTGGAGAAGCGAGACTACGGCCGTCTGTTTGCCGTCGTTCACTTCGCCAGCCGTCAGTGGAAGGTGACCAGTGAAGATCTGATCCAGATTGAGAACCACATCGAGGCAGAGTGTGGAGATCGTATCCTGCTGGAGAAG GTGCTGCTGGTGGGAGGAGACAATTTCACACTCATCGGGAAACCTCTTCTCAG GCGTGATCTCGTCCGAGTCGAGGCCACCGTCATCGAGAAGACCGAGTCCTGGCCGATGGTGCACATGGTGTTCTGGAAGAGACACAGGTTCCAGAAAAAGAGAA CTATTGTGCAGCCGCAGACGGTGCTTCGGATCAACGCCATCGAGGTGTCGCCCACACTCGTCTGA
- the slc38a7 gene encoding sodium-coupled neutral amino acid transporter 7, giving the protein MAVNSEPSDWGYAGNDEEKEPLLVAPHAQSKQTQGKTSPYGAVFIVVNAALGAGLLNFPAAFYMAGGVVAGVVLQMCLLIFIITGLVILAYCSQVSNESTYQEVVRAVCGKILGIVCEIAIAVYTFGTCIAFLIIIGDQLDKLINAMTHESDGAVSSHWYTDRKFTITVTSVLIILPLSIPKEIGFQKYASTFSVIGTWYVTAIIVIKYVWPDPEMSPGIIPTSPASWTAVFNAMPTICFGFQCHVSSVPVFNSMRSATLRPWGGVVTLSMIICLFVYTGTGVCGFLSFGSTVSQDVLMSYPSTDIAVAIARAFIIISVVTSYPILHFCGRAVLEGLWLRFNGTDVDTDVVRERRRRVLYTLVWFCLTLILALTIPDIGRVISLIGGLAASFIFIFPGLCLIEAKISEHDARSASWHALVLYGILMVTVGTFIFGQTTTNAIYRDILNH; this is encoded by the exons ATGGCCGTGAACTCCGAGCCGAGTGATTGGGGATACGCTGGAAATGACGAAGAGAAAGAGCCGCTACTTGTGGCACCGCATGCTCAGTCGAAGCAGACTCAGGGCAAGACTTCGCCGTATGGCGCGGTGTTTATTGTGGTAAACGCCGccctgggggcggggcttctcAATTTTCCTGCTGCGTTCTACATGGCTGGAGGAGTTGTAGCTGGAGTAGTGCTGCAGatg tgTTTACTGATCTTCATCATCACCGGCTTGGTGATCCTTGCGTATTGTTCTCAG GTGAGCAACGAGAGCACGTATCAGGAAGTGGTCCGTGCCGTGTGTGGGAAAATTCTGGGTATCGTGTGCGAGATCGCCATTGCTGTCTACACCTTCGGCACGTGCATAGCCTTTCTGATCATCATCGGAGATCAGCTGGACAAGC TGATCAACGCGATGACTCATGAGTCGGATGGCGCTGTCAGCTCTCACTGGTATACAGACCGCAAATTCACCATCACAGTCACCTCTGTGCTCATCATCCTCCCTCTGTCCATCCCCAAAGAGATCGGCTTCCAGAAATAtgccag CACATTCAGCGTCATCGGTACCTGGTATGTGACCGCCATAATCGTCATCAAATACGTCTGGCCAGACCCAGAAATGTCACCTGGAATCATTCCTACCAG TCCTGCATCCTGGACTGCCGTGTTCAACGCCATGCCGACTATCTGCTTCGGATTCcag tgTCATGTGAGCAGCGTTCCAGTGTTTAACAGTATGAGGAGTGCGACGCTTCGGCCATGGGGGGGCGTGGTGACACTCAGCATGATCATCTGCCTGTTCGTCTACACaggaacag GTGTGTGCGGTTTCCTGTCGTTCGGTTCCACGGTGAGTCAGGACGTGCTGATGTCATATCCTTCCACAGATATCGCCGTGGCCATTGCCAGagccttcatcatcatcagtgtggTCACTTCATATCCCATACTGCACTTCTGCGGAAG agccGTGTTAGAAGGTCTGTGGCTGCGTTTTAACGGGACAGACGTGGACACAGACGTGGTGAGAGAGCGAAGACGGCGTGTCCTGTACACACTTGTCTGGTTCTGTCTCACACTAATCCTCGCTCTCACTATCCCCGATATTGGGCGTGTCATCTCGCTCATCGGCGGCCTCGCAGcctccttcatcttcatcttcccAG GTTTGTGTTTGATTGAGGCCAAGATCTCAGAGCATGATGCCAGATCAGCCAG CTGGCATGCGCTGGTGCTTTACGGAATCCTCATGGTCACAGTTGGCACGTTCATCTTCGGCCAGACGACCACCAATGCCATCTACAGAGACATCCTCAACCACTGA